The following proteins are co-located in the Hypomesus transpacificus isolate Combined female chromosome 23, fHypTra1, whole genome shotgun sequence genome:
- the LOC124484957 gene encoding protein NLRC3-like isoform X7 yields the protein MGRHLVTGRLLLSLNHAPPPSQPAPVGQPPSLGLGLAETTRVPETGRQHKTPQRAASKMSLSGEHDMDTKAKSPIQQRPASPVPSCVSMKSDRSMEPPFKFSDGGGPSNEEGDQQEKSESDQSPLEDLSSIFTVLEETVIRFVKEELKRMKRILSSDFPEGLESQRKDQEVVDHEYQKQESCAREGALKITLHVLRNMNQKELADTLEKNERAEICRQQLKSELRKKFETVFEGIAKQGNPTLLNKIYTDLYITEGESGEVNKEHEVRQIEKASRKSARTETAITCNNIFKPSAGRDTPIRIVLTTGVAGIGKTVSVQKFITDWAEGLANQEIQFIFPLPFRELNLLDGEEFSLKELVHHFFSETRESGISNYDEYNVLFVFDGLDECRLPLAFKKNKSWCDVTESTSVDVLLTNLIRGKLLPSALIWITTRPAAANQIPSECVDLVTEVRGFNDPQKDEYIMKRCSDEILARRIISHIKTSRILYIMCHIPVFSWITVTVLEHMLRTEKKEKMPKTLTEMYTTFLVLQTKQKKVKYSGKTETDPHWDEESIQSILSLGKLAFHQLEKGNLIFYEKDLTECGIDVCDASVHSGVFTQIFRQEGKVFQEKVFCFVHLSFQEFLAAVFVFLSFINNDENLMSKNPLASSSNKLLALFRERPEVSFYKSAVDRALQSKNGQLDLFLRFLLGLSMESNQTDLRGLLTQTRSNTQSHEETVKYIKEKIREDPTPERCMNLFHCLNELNDHSLVEEIQHYLSSGSLSSEKKLSSTQWSALVFVLLTSEEKMNVFDLKKYSRSEEGLLRLLPVVKDSKTALLNDCNLSERCCEALASALPSSDLTELDLSNNNLGDSGMKLLSAGLGNPLCKLETLRLSSCLVTEEGCASLASALRSNPFHLRELDLSYNHPGEKGLKLLSAGLEDPHCRLEKLNVVHGGECRIKPGHRRYACELTLDINTAHIDLSLSEKNRKVTRRREEQPIPDHPERFENCPQVLCREGLSGCYYWEAEWSGRGVHIAVTYKGISRRGRGDDCLLGFNNKSWSLECGNNSYSARHNNRRTVIPAPPSSSHRVGVYLDWLAGTLSFYTVSSDTLTHLHTFHTTFTEPLYPGFRVGLESSVSLCQVE from the exons atgggacgccacttggttacag GAAGACTGCTCTTGAGTCTGAACCacgcccctcccccttcccagcCTGCTCCTGTAGGTCAACCCCCCTCCCTTGGTTTGGGCTTGGCAGAGACCACCAGAGTCCCTGAGACAGGACGACAACACAAGACACCACAG AGGGCTGCCTCTAAAATGAGTCTTTCTGGGGAACATGACATGGACACCAAAGCTAAGAG CCCAATccagcagagaccagcctcacctgtacccagctgtgtgtccatgaagagtgacaggTCTATGGAACCACCTTTCAAGttcagtgatggaggaggaccttCTAATGAGGAAGG AGATCAACAGGAAAAGTCTGAGTCAGACCAGAGTCCCCTTGAGGACTTGTCCTCCATATTCACA gtGCTTGAGGAGACTGTCATCAGGTTTGTGAAGGAAGagctgaagaggatgaagaggattcTGAGTTCAGATTTCCCAGAAGGCTTAGAGAGTCAGAGGAAGGACCAGGAAGTGGTGGACCATGAATATCAGAAGCAGGAGAGCTGTGCCAGAGAGGGAGCACTGAAGATCACACTGCACGTCCTGAGGAACATGAACCAGAAGGAGCTGGCTGACACTCTGGAGAAAA atgAGCGTGCTGAGATTTGTCGACAGCAACTCAAATCTGAACTGAGGAAGAAGTTTGAAACTGTGTTCGAGGGCATAGCTAAACAAGGAAACCCAACTCTTCTCAATAAGATCTACACAGATCTCTACATCACAGAGGGTGAGAGTGGAGAGGTCAATAAAGAACATGAGGTGAGACAGATTGAGAAAGCATCCAGGAAATCAGCAAGAACAGAAACAGCCATCACATGCAACAACATCTTCAAACCCTCAGCTGGACGAGACACACCAATCAGAATTGTTCTGACAACAGGAGTTGCTGGCATCGGAAAAACTGTCTCTGTGCAGAAGTTCATCACAGACTGGGCTGAGGGACTAGCCAATCAGGAAATCCAGTTCATCTTTCCTCTTCCGTTTCGAGAGCTGAATTTGTTGGATGGAGAAGAGTTCAGTCTGAAGGAACTTGTCCATCACTTCTTCTCGGAAACCAGAGAATCAGGAATCTCCAACTACGACGAGTACAAcgttctgtttgtctttgatgGTCTGGATGAGTGTCGACTGCCCTTAGCCTTCAAAAAGAACAAGAGctggtgtgatgtcacagagtcCACCTCAGTGGATGTGCTGCTGACCAACCTGATCAGAGGAAAGCTTcttccctctgctctcatcTGGATCACCACTCGAcctgcagcagccaatcagatcccTTCTGAGTGTGTTGATCTGGTGACGGAGGTACGAGGGTTCAATGACCCACAGAAGGATGAGTACATCATGAAGAGATGCAGTGATGAGATCCTGGCCAGGAGAATCATCTCACACATCAAGACATCAAGGATCCTCTACATCATGTGCCACATACCAGTCTTCTCTTGGATTACTGTTACAGTCCTTGAACACATGCtgagaacagagaagaaagagaagatgcCCAAGACCCTGACTGAGATGTACACAACCTTCCTGGTGTTACAGACCAAACAGAAGAAGGTGAAGTATTCTGGGAAAACTGAGACAGATCCACACTGGGATGAAGAGAGCATTCAGAGTATTCTGTCACTGGGAAAACTGGCCTTCCACCAGCTGGAGAAAGGCAACCTGATTTTCTATGAGAAAGACCTGACAGAGTGTGGAATTGATGTATGTGATGCCTCAGTGCACTCAGGAGTGTTCACACAGATATTCAGACAGGAAGGTAAAGTCTTCCAGGAAAAAGTGTTCTGCTTTGTCCATCTGAGCTTTCAGGAGtttctggctgctgtgtttgtgtttctctcattCATCAACAACGATGAGAATCTGATGTCTAAGAATCCATTAGCTTCCAGTTCCAACAAACTGTTGGCTCTtttcagagagagaccagaagtCAGTTTCTACAAGAGTGCTGTGGACAGGGCCTTGCAGAGTAAGAATGGACAACTGGACCTTTTCCTCCGCTTCCTCCTGGGCCTCTCAATGGAGTCCAATCAAACTGACTTACGAGGCCTACTGACTCAGACAAGAAGCAACACGCAGAGCCATGAAGAAACAGTCAAGTACATCAAGGAGAAGATCAGAGAGGATCCCACTCCAGAGAGATGCATGAATCTGTTCCACTGTCTGAATGAACTGAATGACCattctctggtggaggagatccaACACTACCTGAGCTCAGGAAGTCTCTCCAGTGAGAAGAAGCTCTCATCTACACAGTGGTCAGCTCTGGTCTTTGTGTTGCTGACTTCAGAAGAGAAGATGAACGTGTTTGACCTGAAGAAATACTCCAGATCAGAGGAAGGTCTTCTGAGGCTGCTGCCAGTGGTCAAAGACTCAAAAACTGCTCT GCTGAATGACTGTAACCTCTCAGAACGGTGCTGTGAAGCGCTGGCctcagctctcccctcctcagatcTGACAGAGCTGGACTTGAGTAACAACAACCTGGGGGATTCAggcatgaagctgctctctgctggactggggaatccactgtgcaagctggagacactgag GCTGTCCAGCTGTCtggtcacagaggaaggctgtgcttctctggcctcagctctgaggtccaaccccttccacctgagggaactggacctgagctacaatcatccaggagaaaaaggattgaagctgctctctgctggactagaggatccacactgcagactggagaaactcaa TGTGGTTCATGGTGGAGAGTGCAGGATCAAACCTGGCCATAGGAGAT ATGCCTGTGAGCTCACACTGGACATAAACACAGCACACAtagacctctctctttctgagaaaaacagaaaggtgacaaggagaagagaggagcagccAATTCCTGATCACCCAGAGAGATTTGAGAACTGTCCACaggtgctgtgtagagagggtctgtctgggtgCTATTACTGGGAGGCAGAATGGAGTGGAAGAGGGGTTCATATAGCAGTGACATATAAAGGAAtcagcaggagaggaaggggtgatGACTGTTTGCTTGGATTCAATAACAAGTCCTGGAGTCTGGAGTGTGGTAATAACAGTTACTCTGCCAGGCACAATAATAGGAGAACTGTCatacctgcccccccctccagctcccacaGAGTAGGAGTGTATCTGGACTGGCTGGCCGgcactctgtccttctacacagtctcctctgacacactgacccacctgcacacattccACACCACATTCACTGAGCCCCTCTATCCTGGTTTCAGGGTTGGGTTAGAGTCCTCAGTGTCCCTGTGTCAGGTAGAATAG
- the LOC124484957 gene encoding protein NLRC3-like isoform X5: MLGSDEYKAALQVIRLSALLSDTHRTRWSTERRLMVTLEFYKGRLLLSLNHAPPPSQPAPVGQPPSLGLGLAETTRVPETGRQHKTPQRAASKMSLSGEHDMDTKAKSPIQQRPASPVPSCVSMKSDRSMEPPFKFSDGGGPSNEEGDQQEKSESDQSPLEDLSSIFTVLEETVIRFVKEELKRMKRILSSDFPEGLESQRKDQEVVDHEYQKQESCAREGALKITLHVLRNMNQKELADTLEKNERAEICRQQLKSELRKKFETVFEGIAKQGNPTLLNKIYTDLYITEGESGEVNKEHEVRQIEKASRKSARTETAITCNNIFKPSAGRDTPIRIVLTTGVAGIGKTVSVQKFITDWAEGLANQEIQFIFPLPFRELNLLDGEEFSLKELVHHFFSETRESGISNYDEYNVLFVFDGLDECRLPLAFKKNKSWCDVTESTSVDVLLTNLIRGKLLPSALIWITTRPAAANQIPSECVDLVTEVRGFNDPQKDEYIMKRCSDEILARRIISHIKTSRILYIMCHIPVFSWITVTVLEHMLRTEKKEKMPKTLTEMYTTFLVLQTKQKKVKYSGKTETDPHWDEESIQSILSLGKLAFHQLEKGNLIFYEKDLTECGIDVCDASVHSGVFTQIFRQEGKVFQEKVFCFVHLSFQEFLAAVFVFLSFINNDENLMSKNPLASSSNKLLALFRERPEVSFYKSAVDRALQSKNGQLDLFLRFLLGLSMESNQTDLRGLLTQTRSNTQSHEETVKYIKEKIREDPTPERCMNLFHCLNELNDHSLVEEIQHYLSSGSLSSEKKLSSTQWSALVFVLLTSEEKMNVFDLKKYSRSEEGLLRLLPVVKDSKTALLNDCNLSERCCEALASALPSSDLTELDLSNNNLGDSGMKLLSAGLGNPLCKLETLRLSSCLVTEEGCASLASALRSNPFHLRELDLSYNHPGEKGLKLLSAGLEDPHCRLEKLNVVHGGECRIKPGHRRYACELTLDINTAHIDLSLSEKNRKVTRRREEQPIPDHPERFENCPQVLCREGLSGCYYWEAEWSGRGVHIAVTYKGISRRGRGDDCLLGFNNKSWSLECGNNSYSARHNNRRTVIPAPPSSSHRVGVYLDWLAGTLSFYTVSSDTLTHLHTFHTTFTEPLYPGFRVGLESSVSLCQVE, translated from the exons ATGTTGGGATCAGATGAGTACAAGGCAGCACTACAGGTGATCAGACTGTCAGCattactgtcagacacacacagaaccagatggagcacagagaggaggctgatgGTGACACTAGAGTTTTATAAAG GAAGACTGCTCTTGAGTCTGAACCacgcccctcccccttcccagcCTGCTCCTGTAGGTCAACCCCCCTCCCTTGGTTTGGGCTTGGCAGAGACCACCAGAGTCCCTGAGACAGGACGACAACACAAGACACCACAG AGGGCTGCCTCTAAAATGAGTCTTTCTGGGGAACATGACATGGACACCAAAGCTAAGAG CCCAATccagcagagaccagcctcacctgtacccagctgtgtgtccatgaagagtgacaggTCTATGGAACCACCTTTCAAGttcagtgatggaggaggaccttCTAATGAGGAAGG AGATCAACAGGAAAAGTCTGAGTCAGACCAGAGTCCCCTTGAGGACTTGTCCTCCATATTCACA gtGCTTGAGGAGACTGTCATCAGGTTTGTGAAGGAAGagctgaagaggatgaagaggattcTGAGTTCAGATTTCCCAGAAGGCTTAGAGAGTCAGAGGAAGGACCAGGAAGTGGTGGACCATGAATATCAGAAGCAGGAGAGCTGTGCCAGAGAGGGAGCACTGAAGATCACACTGCACGTCCTGAGGAACATGAACCAGAAGGAGCTGGCTGACACTCTGGAGAAAA atgAGCGTGCTGAGATTTGTCGACAGCAACTCAAATCTGAACTGAGGAAGAAGTTTGAAACTGTGTTCGAGGGCATAGCTAAACAAGGAAACCCAACTCTTCTCAATAAGATCTACACAGATCTCTACATCACAGAGGGTGAGAGTGGAGAGGTCAATAAAGAACATGAGGTGAGACAGATTGAGAAAGCATCCAGGAAATCAGCAAGAACAGAAACAGCCATCACATGCAACAACATCTTCAAACCCTCAGCTGGACGAGACACACCAATCAGAATTGTTCTGACAACAGGAGTTGCTGGCATCGGAAAAACTGTCTCTGTGCAGAAGTTCATCACAGACTGGGCTGAGGGACTAGCCAATCAGGAAATCCAGTTCATCTTTCCTCTTCCGTTTCGAGAGCTGAATTTGTTGGATGGAGAAGAGTTCAGTCTGAAGGAACTTGTCCATCACTTCTTCTCGGAAACCAGAGAATCAGGAATCTCCAACTACGACGAGTACAAcgttctgtttgtctttgatgGTCTGGATGAGTGTCGACTGCCCTTAGCCTTCAAAAAGAACAAGAGctggtgtgatgtcacagagtcCACCTCAGTGGATGTGCTGCTGACCAACCTGATCAGAGGAAAGCTTcttccctctgctctcatcTGGATCACCACTCGAcctgcagcagccaatcagatcccTTCTGAGTGTGTTGATCTGGTGACGGAGGTACGAGGGTTCAATGACCCACAGAAGGATGAGTACATCATGAAGAGATGCAGTGATGAGATCCTGGCCAGGAGAATCATCTCACACATCAAGACATCAAGGATCCTCTACATCATGTGCCACATACCAGTCTTCTCTTGGATTACTGTTACAGTCCTTGAACACATGCtgagaacagagaagaaagagaagatgcCCAAGACCCTGACTGAGATGTACACAACCTTCCTGGTGTTACAGACCAAACAGAAGAAGGTGAAGTATTCTGGGAAAACTGAGACAGATCCACACTGGGATGAAGAGAGCATTCAGAGTATTCTGTCACTGGGAAAACTGGCCTTCCACCAGCTGGAGAAAGGCAACCTGATTTTCTATGAGAAAGACCTGACAGAGTGTGGAATTGATGTATGTGATGCCTCAGTGCACTCAGGAGTGTTCACACAGATATTCAGACAGGAAGGTAAAGTCTTCCAGGAAAAAGTGTTCTGCTTTGTCCATCTGAGCTTTCAGGAGtttctggctgctgtgtttgtgtttctctcattCATCAACAACGATGAGAATCTGATGTCTAAGAATCCATTAGCTTCCAGTTCCAACAAACTGTTGGCTCTtttcagagagagaccagaagtCAGTTTCTACAAGAGTGCTGTGGACAGGGCCTTGCAGAGTAAGAATGGACAACTGGACCTTTTCCTCCGCTTCCTCCTGGGCCTCTCAATGGAGTCCAATCAAACTGACTTACGAGGCCTACTGACTCAGACAAGAAGCAACACGCAGAGCCATGAAGAAACAGTCAAGTACATCAAGGAGAAGATCAGAGAGGATCCCACTCCAGAGAGATGCATGAATCTGTTCCACTGTCTGAATGAACTGAATGACCattctctggtggaggagatccaACACTACCTGAGCTCAGGAAGTCTCTCCAGTGAGAAGAAGCTCTCATCTACACAGTGGTCAGCTCTGGTCTTTGTGTTGCTGACTTCAGAAGAGAAGATGAACGTGTTTGACCTGAAGAAATACTCCAGATCAGAGGAAGGTCTTCTGAGGCTGCTGCCAGTGGTCAAAGACTCAAAAACTGCTCT GCTGAATGACTGTAACCTCTCAGAACGGTGCTGTGAAGCGCTGGCctcagctctcccctcctcagatcTGACAGAGCTGGACTTGAGTAACAACAACCTGGGGGATTCAggcatgaagctgctctctgctggactggggaatccactgtgcaagctggagacactgag GCTGTCCAGCTGTCtggtcacagaggaaggctgtgcttctctggcctcagctctgaggtccaaccccttccacctgagggaactggacctgagctacaatcatccaggagaaaaaggattgaagctgctctctgctggactagaggatccacactgcagactggagaaactcaa TGTGGTTCATGGTGGAGAGTGCAGGATCAAACCTGGCCATAGGAGAT ATGCCTGTGAGCTCACACTGGACATAAACACAGCACACAtagacctctctctttctgagaaaaacagaaaggtgacaaggagaagagaggagcagccAATTCCTGATCACCCAGAGAGATTTGAGAACTGTCCACaggtgctgtgtagagagggtctgtctgggtgCTATTACTGGGAGGCAGAATGGAGTGGAAGAGGGGTTCATATAGCAGTGACATATAAAGGAAtcagcaggagaggaaggggtgatGACTGTTTGCTTGGATTCAATAACAAGTCCTGGAGTCTGGAGTGTGGTAATAACAGTTACTCTGCCAGGCACAATAATAGGAGAACTGTCatacctgcccccccctccagctcccacaGAGTAGGAGTGTATCTGGACTGGCTGGCCGgcactctgtccttctacacagtctcctctgacacactgacccacctgcacacattccACACCACATTCACTGAGCCCCTCTATCCTGGTTTCAGGGTTGGGTTAGAGTCCTCAGTGTCCCTGTGTCAGGTAGAATAG